The Shewanella pealeana ATCC 700345 genome contains the following window.
ATTGAGGCCTGAGGTTCATGGCTATTTGGTTCACAACCTATGAGAAACAGACCCAGAACATAGCTTATAAAAAGGCTTAATACTGTTGATTTGTGAGTAACTTGCACGTTAATTAACCTTTTGATTAAAAGTTGTAACATTCTATTGAGTACCTTGATCTAGATCAACTTATCCCGCCCCTTAATTCCTATCTTTTTTGATATAGCTCAAGTATCATGACCTTGCCTTGCGTTACTTCATGAAATGCAAGGTTACACATTGACACAGAACACTAGTTTCCGATAGGAGACATGATTTGTTGTCAAAATATACGGGTAGAGTTTTGCTCTACACAATAATAAGTATAAGTAATAAGCAGTGGAAGCAATATGATGAACCATTCCCAGCCTCAAGGCGCTGATTACAACTACACCATCGTCCGTCAATTCGCTCTAACAACTGTGTTATGGGGAATTGTTGGCATGTCGGTAGGTGTACTAATTGCAGCTCAGTTAATCTGGCCGCAGCTAAACTTCGAAACTTCATGGTTAACGTATAGTCGTCTACGACCTCTACATACGAATGCCGTGATTTTCGCGTTTGGTACCTCAGCCCTTTTCGCCACATCCTATTATATCGTTCAACGCACCTGTCAAACTCGACTATTTGCACCTAAGTTAGCCGCATTTACGTTCTGGGGTTGGCAAGCCATCATTCTTTCGGCAGCAATTAGTTTGCCACTTGGTATTACCAGTGGTAAAGAATACGCCGAATTAGAATGGCCAATTGATATCGCAATTACCGTCGTATGGGTCTCCTATGCTGTGGTTTTCTTCGGTACTATCATTAAACGAACCACGTCGCATATCTATGTGGCTAACTGGTTCTTTGGTGCCTTTATTATCACGGTAGCTGTACTTCACATAGTTAACTCTATGGCTGTACCGTTAACTATGACTAAGTCTTACTCGCTATATAGTGGCGCTGTAGATGCTATGGTCCAGTGGTGGTATGGTCACAATGCGGTAGGCTTCCTGTTAACTGCAGGTTTCTTAGGTATGATGTACTACTTCGTACCTAAGCAAGCTGGTCGTCCGGTTTATTCGTACCGCCTATCTATCGTTCACTTCTGGGCACTTGTTGCTTTGTATATCTGGGCTGGTCCTCACCACCTACACTACACAGCACTTCCAGACTGGACTCAGTCACTTGGTATGGTGATGTCTCTAATCCTATTCGCTCCTTCTTGGGGTGGTATGATTAACGGTATCATGACGCTATCGGGTGCATGGCACAAACTTCGTACAGACCCTATCTTGCGTTTCCTTGTTGTTTCATTGTCTTTCTACGGTATGTCTACCTTCGAAGGCCCAATGATGGCAATTAAGACGGTTAACGCACTTTCTCATTACACTGACTGGACTGTTGGACACGTTCACTCTGGTGCATTGGGTTGGGTTGCCATGGTTTCTATCGGTTCTTTGTATCACTTGATACCAGTTCTGTTTGGCCACGGCCGTATGTACAGCACAAACCTAATTAACGTTCACTTCTGGTTGGCAACAATCGGTACTGTTCTTTATATCGTTTCAATGTGGATCTCTGGTGTGATGCAGGGTCTAATGTGGCGCGCAGTTAACTCTGACGGTACATTGACTTATAGCTTTGTTGAAAGCTTAGAAGCCTCTTACCCGTTCTACTTTGTTCGTTTCCTAGGTGGTGTATTCTTCCTTACAGGTATGTTCATAATGGCATACAACGTACTGCGTACTGTTAAGGCCCCTAAAGATTCTTTGCCAGCAATTGCTGATGCAAAAGCAGCTTAAGGAGTAGATACGATGAAATTTAATCATGAGATAGTTGAGAAAAACATCGGTCTATTAGGGATCCTCACTGTTGTCGCAATCAGCTTTGGTAGCTTGGTTGAGATCACACCCCTTTTGTTCCAGGAAGACACTACTGAGCCATTAGAAGGTCAAATCCCTTATACGGCTATGCAGATTGAAGGTCGTGATATCTATGTTCGTGAGGGCTGTTATGGCTGTCACAGCCAGATGATCCGTCCACTGCGTGCTGAAACTGAACGTTACGGTCACTATTCAGTGGCTGGTGAGTCAGTTTGGGATCACCCATTCCAGTGGGGCTCTAAGCGTACCGGTCCAGATTTAGCCCGTGTTGGCGGTCGTTACAGTGACAAATGGCATGAGGTTCACTTAATCGACCCTCGCGCCGTGGTACCGCAGTCAAATATGCCTGCTTAC
Protein-coding sequences here:
- the ccoN gene encoding cytochrome-c oxidase, cbb3-type subunit I, which produces MMNHSQPQGADYNYTIVRQFALTTVLWGIVGMSVGVLIAAQLIWPQLNFETSWLTYSRLRPLHTNAVIFAFGTSALFATSYYIVQRTCQTRLFAPKLAAFTFWGWQAIILSAAISLPLGITSGKEYAELEWPIDIAITVVWVSYAVVFFGTIIKRTTSHIYVANWFFGAFIITVAVLHIVNSMAVPLTMTKSYSLYSGAVDAMVQWWYGHNAVGFLLTAGFLGMMYYFVPKQAGRPVYSYRLSIVHFWALVALYIWAGPHHLHYTALPDWTQSLGMVMSLILFAPSWGGMINGIMTLSGAWHKLRTDPILRFLVVSLSFYGMSTFEGPMMAIKTVNALSHYTDWTVGHVHSGALGWVAMVSIGSLYHLIPVLFGHGRMYSTNLINVHFWLATIGTVLYIVSMWISGVMQGLMWRAVNSDGTLTYSFVESLEASYPFYFVRFLGGVFFLTGMFIMAYNVLRTVKAPKDSLPAIADAKAA
- the ccoO gene encoding cytochrome-c oxidase, cbb3-type subunit II, translating into MKFNHEIVEKNIGLLGILTVVAISFGSLVEITPLLFQEDTTEPLEGQIPYTAMQIEGRDIYVREGCYGCHSQMIRPLRAETERYGHYSVAGESVWDHPFQWGSKRTGPDLARVGGRYSDKWHEVHLIDPRAVVPQSNMPAYPWLAENTLTGELTGQKMQILQNLHPTHQMYTAEEIDGAKDAVKGKTELDALVAYLQSLGHALK